From a single Lolium rigidum isolate FL_2022 chromosome 7, APGP_CSIRO_Lrig_0.1, whole genome shotgun sequence genomic region:
- the LOC124679138 gene encoding peroxidase 31-like, giving the protein MAAPLRRLLFSLALLLAAAATAPGAAAAAARLSTSYYSRSCPRVEQIVSDVVTAKQQANPSTAAGTLRLFFHDCFVSGCDASVLVSPLSADRSPERAAEINLSLPGDAFDAVARAKAALEAACPGTVSCADILALAARDLVGILGGPRFPVYLGRRDARRSEATDVEGNLPRTNMSARAMAVLFARKGITPREMVALAGAHTVGFSHCSEFAHRVYGYRPAAAGAPAPDGFDPALNPAFARALRSSCAGYERDPTLSIFNDIVTPSVFDELYFKNLPRGLGLLASDAALWEYAPTRVFVQRYADNRTAFFNDFAAAMQRLGTVGVKTGRQGVVRRQCDVLD; this is encoded by the coding sequence ATGGCCGCGcctctccgccgcctcctcttctccctagccctcctcctcgccgccgccgccacggcccccggcgccgccgccgcggccgccaggCTCTCAACCTCCTACTACAGCCGCAGCTGCCCGCGCGTGGAGCAGATCGTCTCCGACGTGGTCACCGCCAAGCAGCAGGCCAACCCATCCACCGCGGCAGGCACGCTGCGGCTCttcttccacgactgcttcgtcTCCGGCTGCGACGCCTCAGTCCTCGTCTCCCCGCTCTCCGCCGACCGCTCCCCGGAGCGGGCCGCGGAGATCAACCTCTCCCTCCCGGGGGACGCCTTCGACGCCGTCGCCCGCGCCAAGGCCGCCCTGGAGGCCGCCTGCCCAGGCACcgtctcctgcgccgacatcCTGGCGCTCGCCGCGCGCGACCTCGTCGGCATCCTCGGCGGCCCGCGCTTCCCGGTCTACCTGGGCCGCCGCGACGCGCGCCGCTCCGAGGCCACCGACGTGGAGGGCAACCTGCCCCGCACCAACATGTCGGCGCGGGCCATGGCCGTCCTCTTCGCGCGCAAGGGCATCACGCCGCGCGAGATGGTGGCGCTCGCCGGCGCCCACACCGTCGGCTTCTCCCACTGCTCCGAGTTCGCGCACCGCGTCTACGGCTaccgcccggccgccgccggcgccccggcCCCGGACGGGTTCGACCCGGCCCTGAACCCGGCCTTCGCGCGCGCGCTGCGGAGCTCCTGCGCGGGGTACGAGCGGGACCCCACCCTCTCCATCTTCAACGACATCGTCACGCCCAGCGTGTTCGACGAGCTCTACTTCAAGAACCTGCCCCGGGGCCTCGGCCTGCTCGCCTCCGACGCCGCGCTCTGGGAGTACGCGCCCACCAGGGTCTTCGTCCAGAGATACGCGGATAACCGCACCGCCTTCTTCAACGACTTCGCCGCCGCAATGCAGAGGCTCGGCACCGTCGGGGTCAAGACCGGCCGGCAGGGCGTCGTCAGGCGCCAATGCGACGTACTCGACTGA